A portion of the uncultured Bacteroides sp. genome contains these proteins:
- the mdh gene encoding malate dehydrogenase — MSKVTVVGAGNVGATCANVLAFNEVADEVVMLDVKEGVSEGKAMDMMQTAQLLGFDTTLVGCTNDYAQTADSDVVVITSGIPRKPGMTREELIGVNAGIVKSVAQNVLKFSPNAIIVVISNPMDTMTYLALKSLGLPKNRIIGMGGALDSSRFKYFLSQALGCNANEVEGMVIGGHGDTTMIPLTRFATYKGLPVSNFLSAEKLEEVAKSTMVGGATLTGLLGTSAWYAPGAAGAFVVESIIHNQKKMIPCSVALDGEYGQSDICCGVPVILGRNGIEEIVELPLNAAEKAAFEASATAVRTVNGALKEVGAL, encoded by the coding sequence ATGTCAAAAGTAACCGTAGTAGGCGCAGGTAACGTAGGTGCTACATGTGCGAATGTGCTTGCTTTCAATGAAGTGGCAGATGAAGTAGTAATGCTGGACGTTAAAGAAGGCGTTTCAGAAGGTAAGGCAATGGATATGATGCAGACAGCTCAGCTGTTAGGGTTTGATACAACTCTAGTTGGTTGCACCAATGATTATGCTCAGACTGCAGATTCTGACGTTGTCGTGATCACTTCAGGTATTCCTCGTAAACCGGGCATGACTCGTGAAGAACTTATTGGTGTAAATGCCGGTATCGTAAAGTCTGTTGCTCAGAACGTTTTGAAGTTCTCTCCAAATGCAATCATTGTGGTTATCTCTAATCCAATGGATACAATGACTTATTTGGCATTGAAATCTTTGGGCTTGCCTAAAAATCGTATCATTGGTATGGGCGGTGCTTTGGATAGCTCACGCTTTAAATACTTCTTATCTCAAGCTTTGGGTTGCAATGCCAACGAAGTAGAAGGTATGGTTATTGGAGGTCACGGTGATACTACGATGATTCCTTTGACTCGTTTTGCTACTTATAAGGGTCTTCCTGTAAGCAATTTTCTTTCTGCTGAAAAGTTGGAAGAAGTAGCTAAATCTACAATGGTAGGTGGTGCTACATTAACAGGTTTACTTGGTACTTCTGCATGGTATGCACCAGGTGCAGCAGGAGCTTTTGTAGTAGAATCTATCATTCACAACCAAAAGAAGATGATTCCATGTTCGGTAGCTCTTGATGGGGAATACGGACAAAGCGACATCTGTTGTGGCGTTCCTGTAATTTTGGGTCGCAACGGTATTGAAGAAATTGTAGAACTTCCATTGAATGCTGCAGAGAAAGCTGCATTTGAAGCTAGTGCTACTGCTGTTCGCACTGTGAACGGAGCTTTGAAAGAAGTTGGTGCTCTTTAA
- a CDS encoding NAD kinase yields MRFAIFGNTYQARKSSHAETLFRLLEKRDAEISVCRDFYHFLVSDLKLNIKNVRLFDEDDFDADMVISIGGDGTFLKAASRVGKKNIPILGINTGRLGFLADISPEEMEATFDEIYNKKYKVEERSVLQLSCENKKMETSPYALNEIAILKRDSSSMISIRTTINGAYLATYQADGLVIATPTGSTAYSLSVGGPIIVPHSNTIVITPVAPHSLNVRPIVIPDNWEITLEVESRSHNFLVAIDGGNESFNENDQITIRRADYTVKVVKRFNNVFFNTLRSKMMWGVDNRN; encoded by the coding sequence ATGCGATTTGCCATATTCGGAAACACTTATCAAGCAAGGAAATCTTCGCATGCGGAAACTCTTTTCAGACTACTAGAGAAACGTGATGCCGAGATATCGGTGTGCCGGGATTTCTATCATTTCTTGGTATCGGATCTGAAACTAAACATCAAAAACGTTCGATTATTTGACGAAGATGATTTTGACGCAGACATGGTTATCAGCATCGGAGGCGATGGAACTTTCCTAAAAGCAGCCAGCAGGGTAGGAAAAAAGAATATTCCTATTCTTGGCATCAACACCGGACGTTTAGGCTTTCTGGCTGATATATCGCCGGAAGAAATGGAGGCTACTTTTGACGAGATTTACAATAAAAAATATAAGGTAGAAGAACGTAGTGTGTTACAGCTTAGCTGCGAGAACAAAAAGATGGAAACCTCTCCCTATGCTCTAAATGAAATAGCCATATTGAAACGAGACAGTTCTTCCATGATAAGCATACGCACAACGATCAATGGCGCGTATCTGGCTACTTATCAGGCTGATGGGCTTGTCATTGCTACCCCGACTGGTTCTACTGCTTATTCTTTAAGTGTAGGGGGACCTATCATTGTGCCTCATTCCAACACAATAGTTATCACTCCGGTTGCTCCGCACAGCCTCAACGTACGCCCTATTGTTATACCGGATAATTGGGAGATAACCTTAGAGGTTGAAAGCCGCAGCCATAATTTTTTGGTCGCTATTGATGGAGGGAACGAGTCGTTCAACGAGAACGACCAGATCACAATACGTCGTGCCGACTATACCGTCAAAGTAGTAAAGCGCTTTAATAATGTATTCTTCAACACGCTACGCAGCAAGATGATGTGGGGCGTAGATAACAGGAATTGA
- a CDS encoding pyridoxine 5'-phosphate synthase, translating into MTKLSVNINKVATLRNARGGDVPNVVKVALDCERFGAEGITVHPRPDERHIKKSDVYDLKPLLKTEFNIEGYPAPEFIDLVLKVKPHQVTLVPDSPVQLTSNSGWDTKLNYDFLTEILDVFNNAGIRTSVFVSANAEMIEYAAKAGADRVELYTEPYATAYEKNPEAAVAPFVAAAKIARSLGIGINAGHDLSLLNLNFLYKNIPWIEEVSIGHALISDALYLGLEKTIQEYKNCLR; encoded by the coding sequence ATGACAAAATTGAGTGTGAATATCAACAAAGTGGCAACATTACGCAATGCTCGTGGAGGTGATGTTCCGAATGTGGTAAAAGTGGCGTTGGATTGCGAACGTTTTGGCGCTGAAGGCATAACAGTACATCCTCGTCCGGATGAAAGGCATATAAAGAAGTCGGACGTTTATGATCTAAAGCCTTTATTGAAAACCGAATTTAATATAGAAGGATATCCTGCCCCCGAGTTTATCGACTTGGTATTGAAAGTAAAGCCGCACCAAGTAACTCTGGTTCCAGATAGCCCTGTGCAGCTTACTTCTAATTCAGGATGGGACACCAAGCTAAATTATGATTTCCTCACAGAGATACTTGATGTATTCAATAATGCGGGAATTCGTACTTCCGTTTTTGTTTCTGCCAATGCGGAGATGATAGAATATGCGGCTAAAGCCGGTGCCGATAGAGTCGAATTATATACCGAGCCTTATGCTACCGCTTATGAGAAGAATCCGGAAGCAGCAGTGGCGCCTTTCGTTGCTGCAGCCAAGATCGCCAGAAGCTTAGGTATCGGAATTAATGCCGGACATGACCTGAGTTTGCTGAATCTGAACTTCCTCTACAAAAATATTCCTTGGATCGAGGAGGTTTCTATAGGACACGCTTTGATAAGTGACGCATTATATCTGGGACTAGAAAAAACAATTCAAGAATATAAAAACTGCCTTCGCTGA
- a CDS encoding MotA/TolQ/ExbB proton channel family protein, with protein sequence MNTLMLLAQVAANITDSLATVNPVLTPVSAPAKMNMLDMAVKGGWIMIILGVFSIAVFYILFERMYVIRKAGKDDPMFMDKIKDYILSGEIKSALNYCRTMNTPSARMIEKGISRLGRPVNDVQVAIENVGNLEVTKLEKGLAVMATISGGAPMLGFLGTVTGMVRAFYEMANAGNNINITVLSGGIYEAMITTVGGLIVGIMAMFAYNYLVALVDGVVNKMESKTMAFMDLLNEPVKK encoded by the coding sequence ATGAATACACTAATGTTATTGGCCCAAGTGGCTGCAAATATCACTGATTCTCTTGCTACAGTTAACCCTGTACTTACTCCAGTCTCTGCTCCGGCAAAAATGAATATGCTAGATATGGCTGTGAAGGGAGGATGGATTATGATTATTCTCGGAGTATTTTCCATCGCTGTTTTTTATATCCTTTTCGAACGTATGTATGTGATACGTAAAGCCGGAAAAGATGATCCGATGTTTATGGATAAAATCAAGGACTATATTCTGAGTGGTGAGATTAAGTCGGCCCTCAATTACTGTCGCACAATGAATACTCCTTCGGCCCGAATGATAGAGAAAGGCATTAGCCGTTTGGGGAGGCCGGTAAATGATGTTCAGGTGGCTATAGAGAATGTGGGCAATCTTGAAGTAACCAAACTGGAAAAGGGACTGGCAGTGATGGCCACTATTTCCGGCGGTGCCCCAATGCTTGGTTTCCTAGGAACGGTAACCGGTATGGTGCGTGCTTTCTATGAGATGGCCAACGCTGGTAATAATATTAATATCACAGTGCTTTCTGGAGGAATCTATGAAGCGATGATAACAACCGTAGGTGGACTGATTGTGGGTATCATGGCTATGTTTGCTTACAACTACTTGGTTGCATTGGTAGATGGAGTCGTGAATAAAATGGAGTCAAAAACCATGGCCTTCATGGATTTGCTGAATGAACCGGTAAAAAAATAA
- a CDS encoding biopolymer transporter ExbD, giving the protein MLKRRAKISPNFSMASMTDLIFLLLIFFMITSTVVSPNAIKVLLPQGKQQTSAKPLTRVIIDKELNFYVAFGNEKEQELQLSELTPFLQACAAKEPEMYVALYADEAVPYREIVRVLIIANENHFKMVLATRPPEETK; this is encoded by the coding sequence ATGTTAAAGCGTAGAGCAAAAATATCACCCAATTTTAGTATGGCGTCCATGACGGACCTTATATTTCTGCTACTTATCTTTTTTATGATAACTTCAACCGTTGTGTCGCCCAATGCCATTAAAGTGTTGCTTCCGCAAGGTAAACAACAAACGTCGGCTAAGCCTCTTACACGAGTTATCATAGATAAAGAATTGAACTTCTATGTCGCCTTTGGAAATGAAAAGGAACAAGAGTTGCAGCTTTCTGAGTTGACACCCTTTCTGCAAGCATGTGCCGCCAAAGAGCCGGAGATGTACGTTGCGCTTTATGCAGATGAAGCAGTTCCGTATCGTGAAATCGTCAGAGTACTAATTATAGCCAATGAAAATCATTTTAAGATGGTGTTGGCTACTCGCCCGCCTGAGGAAACGAAGTGA
- a CDS encoding TonB family protein, with the protein MDRKTKGKYIGILATLLVHVIMIVLLILISIATPEPTEESGVPVMLGDAMAAQGGFDPSTLVDVDILPEETPAAQSQPQEASEQEMLTQAEEETVALKSKTKAKKTEVKRPEKTLAEKAADAQRLADEKAERERKSAAELASKRVAGAFGKGTEMGNRGSSSGKGTEGSRTGNSSTGALSGTGGYGSFDLGGRSIGAGGLPRPQYNVQDEGRVVVTITVNPAGTVIATSINRKTNTVNSALRKAAEDAARKARFNNVSGVNNQTGTITYYFNLR; encoded by the coding sequence ATGGATAGAAAAACAAAGGGGAAATATATAGGCATTTTGGCTACCTTGTTGGTGCATGTCATTATGATCGTTCTATTGATTCTGATTAGCATTGCTACTCCTGAACCGACAGAAGAGAGTGGCGTGCCTGTTATGCTAGGTGATGCAATGGCTGCGCAGGGAGGATTTGACCCGTCGACATTGGTTGATGTGGATATTCTGCCTGAAGAAACTCCTGCGGCGCAATCTCAGCCTCAAGAAGCTTCGGAACAAGAAATGCTGACGCAAGCTGAAGAAGAAACGGTAGCCCTTAAATCAAAAACGAAAGCAAAGAAAACGGAAGTGAAACGGCCTGAGAAAACACTTGCCGAGAAAGCTGCTGATGCCCAACGTTTGGCTGATGAGAAAGCTGAACGCGAACGAAAGTCTGCAGCAGAATTGGCTAGTAAGCGGGTGGCTGGTGCTTTCGGAAAAGGTACCGAGATGGGAAACCGTGGTTCATCGAGTGGCAAGGGAACGGAAGGGAGCCGAACGGGAAATTCGTCTACGGGTGCTTTAAGTGGTACGGGCGGTTATGGTAGCTTTGATCTTGGAGGTCGCTCTATCGGTGCGGGAGGATTGCCACGTCCACAATATAATGTGCAGGATGAAGGCCGCGTCGTGGTTACTATCACTGTTAACCCTGCTGGAACAGTCATTGCTACTAGCATTAATCGAAAGACGAATACGGTGAATTCGGCTCTGCGCAAAGCTGCCGAAGATGCTGCTAGAAAAGCCCGTTTTAATAATGTCAGCGGTGTAAATAACCAAACAGGAACGATTACTTATTACTTTAACCTTAGATAA
- a CDS encoding DJ-1 family glyoxalase III → METVYVFFADGFEEIEALTAVDVLRRADLKVEMVSVTSEDVATGAHGIAVTCDLLFEECDFSDAIMLLLPGGMPGAGSLYKHAGLCELLLDYNSRNKPIAAICAAPMILGKLGILKGRKATCYPGYERDLQGAEFVSEQVVKDGNLITGNGPGAAMAFSLAIVESLVGKDKKQELIEAMGVKN, encoded by the coding sequence ATGGAAACTGTTTATGTTTTTTTTGCTGACGGATTTGAAGAAATTGAAGCACTGACGGCTGTCGATGTTCTAAGACGGGCAGACTTGAAGGTGGAGATGGTCAGTGTTACATCGGAAGATGTGGCAACTGGTGCACATGGTATTGCTGTTACCTGCGACTTGTTATTTGAAGAGTGCGATTTTTCGGATGCAATAATGTTATTATTACCCGGAGGAATGCCCGGCGCTGGCTCATTGTATAAACATGCAGGTTTATGCGAACTTCTTTTGGATTATAACAGCCGGAATAAACCGATTGCTGCTATTTGTGCGGCTCCTATGATCTTAGGAAAGCTTGGGATACTCAAAGGACGTAAAGCGACTTGCTATCCGGGCTATGAACGGGATCTACAAGGAGCTGAATTTGTATCTGAGCAAGTGGTAAAAGACGGCAATCTCATTACAGGCAACGGCCCCGGTGCTGCCATGGCATTCTCTTTGGCTATCGTTGAATCGTTGGTCGGTAAAGATAAGAAGCAGGAGCTGATCGAAGCTATGGGGGTTAAGAATTAG
- a CDS encoding 2-C-methyl-D-erythritol 4-phosphate cytidylyltransferase, whose protein sequence is MTKYAIIVAGGKGLRMGSDLPKQFLLLAGKPVLMRTIEAFHQYDSEIDIILILPKEQQNYWHQLCHEHHFKIKYRLADGGETRFHSVRNGLNLVIKPGLVGVHDGVRPFVSQEVIARCYELAVTRKAVIPVIDVLETLRHILAVGSSETVDRNAYKLIQTPQVFDADLLIQAYQQEYTPRFTDDASVVETMQVPVYLTEGNRENIKITTPFDLKVADALL, encoded by the coding sequence ATGACAAAATATGCCATTATAGTTGCCGGTGGGAAAGGCTTGCGTATGGGAAGTGATCTTCCTAAACAGTTTTTGCTATTGGCTGGTAAGCCTGTGCTGATGCGCACCATTGAAGCTTTTCATCAGTATGATTCTGAGATAGATATTATTTTGATTCTTCCCAAAGAGCAACAAAATTACTGGCATCAATTGTGTCATGAACACCATTTCAAAATAAAGTATAGACTTGCAGATGGCGGTGAAACTCGTTTTCATTCAGTCAGGAATGGTCTGAACCTTGTCATCAAACCCGGTTTAGTCGGTGTGCATGACGGTGTTCGTCCGTTTGTTTCTCAAGAAGTAATCGCTCGTTGCTATGAACTTGCAGTTACCCGCAAGGCGGTTATTCCGGTCATTGATGTGCTGGAAACTTTGCGACATATTCTAGCCGTTGGTAGTAGTGAGACTGTTGATCGTAATGCGTATAAGCTTATTCAAACGCCTCAAGTTTTTGATGCCGATTTACTGATCCAAGCTTATCAGCAAGAATATACTCCTAGGTTTACCGATGATGCTTCTGTTGTAGAAACCATGCAGGTTCCCGTTTACCTGACAGAAGGAAACAGGGAAAATATAAAAATAACAACTCCTTTTGATTTGAAGGTAGCCGATGCTTTGCTGTGA
- the recG gene encoding ATP-dependent DNA helicase RecG, with product MFDLTTRDIKYLSGVGPQRAAVLNKELEIYSLHDLLYYFPYKYVDRSRVYLVREIDGNMPYIQLKGHILSFETFGEGRQRRLVAHFSDGTGVVDLVWFQGIKFVTGKYKQQQEYIVFGKPTVFNGRINIAHPDIDDAAELTLSSMGLQPYYNTTEKMKRSFLNSHAIEKMMATVILQIQEPLPETLSPKILAEHHLMILTDALRNIHFPTHPDLLRKAEYRLKFEELFYVQLNILKYSKDRQRKYRGYIFENVGEIFNTFYTRNLPFELTGAQKRVLKEIRQDVGCGKQMNRLLQGDVGSGKTLVALMSILLALDNGYQACMMAPTEILANQHYETIKELLYGMNLRVELLTGRIKGKKREAILSALLAGDVHILIGTHAVIEDTVRFSSLGLVVIDEQHRFGVAQRARLWSKNTQPPHVLVMTATPIPRTLAMTLYGDLDVSVIDELPPGRKPIVTVHQFDNRRESLYKSMHQQIAEGRQIYIVYPLIEESEKIDLKNLEEGYLHICEEFPECKVCKVHGKMKSAEKDAQMQLFVSGEAQIMVATTVIEVGVNVPNASVMVIENAERFGLSQLHQLRGRVGRGADQSYCILVTSYKLAEETKKRLEIMVRTNDGFEIAEADLKLRGPGDLEGTQQSGIAFDLKIANIARDGQLLQHVRSIAERIVDEDPTGTHPENELLWRQLKSLRKSNVNWASIS from the coding sequence ATGTTCGATTTAACTACCAGAGATATAAAATACCTATCGGGAGTGGGCCCGCAGCGAGCTGCTGTACTCAATAAAGAGTTAGAAATCTATTCTTTACATGATCTCTTGTATTATTTCCCTTATAAATATGTTGATAGAAGTCGTGTGTATCTCGTACGCGAGATTGATGGAAACATGCCTTACATTCAATTGAAGGGTCACATTTTGAGTTTTGAAACCTTTGGTGAGGGAAGGCAAAGACGATTGGTGGCACATTTCTCTGATGGAACAGGCGTTGTTGATCTGGTTTGGTTTCAGGGAATCAAGTTTGTAACAGGTAAGTATAAACAGCAGCAAGAATACATTGTTTTTGGTAAACCCACAGTATTCAATGGGAGAATCAATATTGCCCATCCCGACATTGACGATGCTGCGGAATTAACTCTCTCTTCCATGGGTTTACAACCTTATTACAATACTACGGAAAAGATGAAGCGTAGTTTCTTGAATTCTCATGCCATTGAAAAGATGATGGCAACTGTTATTCTGCAAATTCAGGAACCTCTTCCCGAGACTCTTTCTCCTAAAATACTTGCAGAGCATCACCTCATGATTCTGACTGATGCCTTGCGAAATATCCATTTTCCTACTCATCCCGATTTACTAAGGAAGGCAGAATACCGACTAAAGTTTGAAGAATTGTTTTATGTGCAACTGAATATTCTGAAATACTCAAAAGATAGGCAGCGAAAGTATAGAGGCTACATCTTTGAGAATGTTGGTGAAATCTTTAATACGTTTTATACTCGGAATCTTCCTTTTGAGTTGACCGGTGCTCAGAAACGTGTGTTAAAAGAAATTCGACAAGATGTGGGGTGTGGCAAACAGATGAATCGCTTACTACAAGGAGATGTGGGCAGTGGCAAAACATTGGTGGCGCTCATGAGTATTTTGCTTGCACTGGACAATGGCTATCAGGCTTGCATGATGGCACCCACAGAAATTCTCGCCAATCAGCATTACGAAACGATAAAGGAGTTACTTTATGGCATGAACCTTCGGGTTGAATTACTTACCGGTAGGATAAAAGGGAAGAAGAGAGAAGCCATTCTTTCGGCTTTGCTAGCGGGAGATGTACACATACTCATAGGTACGCATGCGGTGATAGAAGATACGGTTCGTTTTTCTTCATTGGGCTTAGTGGTTATCGACGAACAGCACAGATTTGGCGTTGCTCAGCGGGCAAGGCTTTGGAGTAAGAACACCCAGCCTCCCCACGTGTTGGTTATGACGGCTACGCCTATACCCCGTACATTGGCAATGACGCTTTATGGTGATTTAGATGTCTCTGTTATTGATGAGCTTCCTCCTGGACGAAAACCTATTGTTACGGTTCATCAGTTTGACAACCGCAGAGAGAGCCTCTATAAATCGATGCACCAACAGATAGCGGAGGGACGCCAGATTTATATTGTGTATCCATTAATAGAAGAAAGTGAAAAGATTGACCTAAAGAATCTGGAAGAAGGTTATCTGCATATCTGCGAAGAGTTTCCTGAATGTAAGGTTTGTAAGGTACACGGCAAAATGAAATCTGCAGAGAAGGATGCACAAATGCAACTTTTTGTTTCCGGTGAAGCACAAATAATGGTGGCAACTACTGTGATAGAAGTAGGCGTAAATGTTCCGAATGCGTCAGTGATGGTTATTGAAAATGCGGAACGTTTTGGATTATCGCAACTACATCAACTTCGTGGAAGGGTAGGGCGTGGAGCCGATCAATCTTATTGTATTTTGGTAACTAGCTACAAGTTGGCCGAGGAAACAAAAAAGCGGCTCGAAATAATGGTGCGAACAAACGACGGTTTCGAAATAGCTGAAGCTGATTTAAAATTGCGAGGTCCTGGTGATCTTGAAGGGACGCAGCAAAGTGGAATTGCTTTTGATCTGAAAATTGCAAATATAGCCCGTGATGGTCAACTGTTGCAGCATGTGCGTAGTATTGCTGAACGAATTGTTGATGAAGATCCTACAGGTACTCATCCCGAAAATGAGCTTCTTTGGAGGCAACTTAAGTCACTTCGTAAATCAAATGTTAACTGGGCCTCTATTAGTTGA
- the ndk gene encoding nucleoside-diphosphate kinase — protein sequence MIEKTLVILKPCTLQRGLVGEIIHRFERKGLHLTGMKMIHLTDKILSEHYSHLSTKPFFQRVKDSMMAAPVIVCCFEGVDAIQVVHALAGSTNGRIAAPGTIRGDYSMSFQENIVHTSDSPETAATELKRFFKPEEIFDYKQVTFGFLYACDEY from the coding sequence ATGATTGAAAAAACGCTGGTCATTTTAAAGCCTTGCACCCTTCAACGTGGGCTTGTTGGTGAGATTATTCATCGTTTTGAACGCAAGGGATTACATTTGACCGGAATGAAGATGATACATTTGACGGATAAGATTTTAAGTGAACATTACTCGCATCTGAGTACTAAGCCTTTCTTTCAGCGCGTGAAAGATTCCATGATGGCGGCTCCTGTCATTGTTTGTTGTTTTGAAGGAGTAGATGCGATACAAGTAGTCCATGCTTTGGCCGGTTCTACTAATGGGCGCATAGCAGCACCGGGTACCATTCGTGGTGATTATAGTATGAGTTTTCAAGAAAACATAGTTCATACTTCCGATTCACCTGAAACTGCTGCTACTGAATTAAAGAGATTTTTTAAACCGGAAGAGATATTCGATTACAAGCAGGTTACTTTTGGTTTTCTATATGCCTGTGATGAATATTAA
- a CDS encoding M23 family metallopeptidase, producing the protein MNFNCIKTVLIAATAMISLNSFSQDLIARQAPIDRKLKSVDSLALQKQIRAEQAAYPALSLYPNWDTRYVHAYGKEAIVPESFTINLTGFRMPTPNTRITSPFGPRWRRMHNGLDIKVNIGDTIVAAFDGKVRIVNFERRGYGNYVVIRHENGLETIYGHLSKQLVDINQQVKAGEPIGLGGNTGRSTGSHLHFETRFLGIAINPAYMFDFPKQDVVADTYTFRKTRGYEHVGSSSGNMARADEGTIRYHKVKSGDTLSRIASKRGVSIDRLCKLNRISRRTTLRPGQVLRCS; encoded by the coding sequence ATGAATTTTAATTGTATTAAAACCGTATTGATTGCCGCAACGGCAATGATCAGCCTGAACTCTTTTTCTCAGGATCTGATTGCTCGCCAAGCTCCAATTGATAGAAAATTAAAGAGTGTAGACTCACTTGCTTTACAAAAGCAAATTCGTGCTGAGCAGGCTGCTTATCCTGCATTGAGCTTATATCCTAACTGGGATACCCGATATGTACATGCTTACGGCAAAGAGGCTATTGTTCCAGAGTCTTTCACGATTAATCTTACCGGTTTTCGCATGCCTACCCCTAATACGCGTATTACATCACCTTTTGGACCTCGTTGGAGAAGAATGCACAACGGGCTTGATATTAAAGTGAATATAGGAGATACTATTGTTGCTGCTTTTGACGGTAAAGTACGTATCGTTAACTTTGAGCGTAGAGGTTACGGTAATTATGTGGTTATTCGTCATGAGAATGGCTTGGAAACGATCTATGGACACTTATCAAAGCAATTGGTAGACATTAATCAACAGGTTAAAGCAGGTGAACCTATTGGATTGGGAGGTAATACCGGACGCTCTACCGGTTCTCATTTACATTTTGAGACTCGCTTCTTGGGAATTGCTATTAATCCTGCTTATATGTTTGACTTCCCAAAACAAGATGTTGTTGCAGACACATATACTTTCAGAAAGACCAGAGGATATGAGCATGTTGGTTCTTCAAGTGGTAATATGGCCAGAGCAGATGAAGGAACTATCAGATATCATAAAGTGAAAAGTGGAGATACTTTATCTCGCATTGCTTCTAAAAGAGGTGTGTCGATTGATAGACTTTGTAAGCTGAACAGAATAAGTAGAAGAACGACGCTTAGACCGG